Genomic window (Paenibacillus sp. PK3_47):
CTGTACCCGATTACCGTGATATCACTGCCTTCACGCAGCAGGTTCGCTTCACCGATCGGCACGATATAATCGCCTTCCGGCACATCTTCCTTGATCAGCTTGTAGCATTTCTTGTTCTCGAAGAACAGGACCGGATCGGGATCGCGCACCGCAGCCTTCAGCAGGCCTTTGGCATCAGCAGCCGAATACGGCGCTACGATCTTCAGGCCCGGCGTTCCGAAGAAAATCGATTCCGGACACTGGGAGTGGTACAATCCGCCGAAAATCCCGCCGCCGATCGGTGCACGGATGACGACAGGACAGTCCCAGTCGTTGTTGGAGCGGTAGCGGATTTTGGCCGCTTCACTGATAATCTGGTTCGTTGCCGGAAGCATGAAATCCGAATACTGCATCTCCGCGATCGGCTTCATGCCGTACATCGCCGCTCCGATCGCCACACCGGCAATCGCTGATTCTGCCAGCGGTGTATCCATCACGCGCTCTTCCCCGAACTGCTCCTGCAGTCCCTTGGTGGTCGTGAATACGCCGCCCTTCACACCGACATCTTCGCCGAGCACGAACACCGATTCGTCCCGCTCCATCTCTTCCTTCATCGCCAGCCGGATGGCATCGATATATTCCATCATCGCCATAATTTATGCTCCTCCTTCAAGGCCAGGATCGCTGTACACATGCAGCAGCGTATCTTCCGGTTTCGGGAACGGCGCATTTTCGGCGTATTCAATAGCCTCTTTTAATTCCAGGTTAATGCTTGCTGCCAGATCACGCTCCTGCTCATCACTCCACAGGCCCAGTCCGGTCAGATACTTGCGGAAAGCGGCAACGCCGTCCTTGGCCCAGTTCTCGTCAACCTCTTCCTTGGTCCGGTAAGCCAGATCATTGTCCGAGGTGGAGTGCGGGGACAGGCGGTACATCATCGCTTCAATCAGCGTCGGCCCCTCACCCCTGAGAGCCCGCTCGCGTGCTTCCTTCACTGCCGCATACACTTCCAGCGGATTATTGCCGTCTACGCGGAGACCGGGGAAGCCGTAGCCAAGCGCACGGTCGCTGACTTTGCCGGCCAGCTGCTTGTGGACCGGAACAGAAATCGCATACTGGTTATTCTGGCAAAAAATTATAACCGGCAGCTTATTCACCCCTGCAAAGTTACATGCCTCGTGAAAATCCCCCTGGTTGCTGGAGCCTTCCCCGAAGGTTACGAAGGAGACAAACTTTTTCTTCTGCATTTTGGCGGCCAGCGCAAAGCCCACCGCATGCGGAACCTGCGTCGTCACCGGACTTGAGCCCGTAACAATCCGCAGCCGTTTGCTGCCGAAATGGCCCGGCATCTGGCGGCCGCCGCTGTTCGGGTCCTCAGCCTTCGCGAACACGGACAGCATCAGCTCCCGCATCGTCATCCCGACAGACAACACAAACGCATAATCACGGTAATACGGTAAAAAATAATCTTGCTCGCGGTCCAGTGCAAACGCTGCGGCAACCTGCGCCGCTTCCTGGCCGATCCCGGAGACATGGAAATTGATTTTGCCGGCACGCTGCAGCAGCAGACTGCGCTCATCGTATTTCCGCCCCATCAGCATATATTTGTACATATCAATGACCTGGCCGTCGCTGAGTCCAAGCTGCTTATGTCTGTTAGCCGTTTCTACAGTACCTTGGGAATCCATTCTGGTACCTCCTAAAAACATTATTTATAACCATCTATGCCCTGATCTTATAACCAGGTACTAAGACTAAACCTGCATTCATTATAATCCCTTTCGGGGCAAAAAGAAAAGTCAAGAAAAGCCGGCAGGAAGCTATTTCGACGTATAATTCCGTCTTAAGCACCATCCGGCATTGTCTTGGGACCCCGATTGTTATTTTATATACCGGTTGCTCTGCCATCCACCGCAAGCATCGCTTCCCCGATAATCTCCGAGAGTGTCGGGTGGGCATGGACTGCTTCCCCGATTTCCCAAGGGGTTGCATCCAGAAGCTGGGCGAGCGCCGCTTCCCCGATCAGATCCGTAACATGCGGCCCGATCATTTGCACGCCCAGGAGATCACCGCTGGTGCGGTCGGCAACAACTTTGACGAAGCCGTCCTTCATGCCGTGGACAATCGCTTTGCCGATGGCGGAGAACGGAAATTTACCGGTAACCACGTCATGCCCCAGGTTTTTGGCTTCCTTCTCCGTATAACCTACACTTGCTACCTCCGGACGGGTGTAAACACAGCGCGGCACCATGTGGGTATGATACGGATGCAGCTTGCTGCCGGACAGATGATCGACCGCACGGATACCCTCGTGGCTGGCGGCATGAGCAAGCTGCAATCCGCCGATACAGTCGCCGATCGCATAGATATGCGGCTCATTGGTCTGCATGTTGGCGTTGACCTCAATAACCCCCCGGTCAAAACGGATGTCGGTATTCTCCAGCCCGATATTCTGGATGTTGGCTGCTCTGCCTACCGAGACCAGCAGCTTCTCAGCGGACAGGCTCTGGCTCTGCTCTCCTTTGCGCGCTTCAATGGTTATTCCGCTCTCTGTTACCACACAAGTCTCTGCATCAACGGTAGTGTCTGTTAATACCTTGACACCGCGTTTCTTGAGCAGGCGCTGAAGCTCCCTGGCAATCTCTTCGTCTTCCTGCGGCAGCAGCTGGCCAGCGGCCTCTACCACAGTGACCTGCACACCGAAATCAACCAGCATCGAGGCCCACTCGACACCGATAACTCCGCCGCCGACAATGATCATTGAAGCAGGCAGTTCTTCCAGGGTAAGCGCCTCTTCACTGCTCAGAATGACTTTCCCGTCCGGAGCAAGCCCCGGCAGGACCCGCGGTCTTGAGCCCGTAGCGACGATCAGATTGGTGGAGACTACCGTCTCCATTTCGCCGTCTTCCAGTTCTACCGCCACCGCACCGCTGCGCGGGGAGAAGATGGACGGGCCGATAATCCGCCCCTTGCCTTTGATGACCTGAATCTTGTTTTTGCGCATCAAAAACTGCACCCCCTGATGCAGCTGCTCAACCACAGCTTCCTTCCGGCGCTGCACTTTAGGGAAAACCAGCTTCACGCCGGTGGTCTCGATTCCGTAGCTTTCACTCTCATTTATTTCAGCGTATACCTCTGCACTGCGCAGCAGCGATTTGCTTGGAATACAGCCGCGGTGCAGACAGGTCCCGCCCAGTTTGTCCATTTCAATGACGACGACGGACTTTCCCAGCTGGGCAGCGCGGATGGCCGCCACATAGCCGCCGGTACCTCCGCCCAATATGGCCACGTCACAGGAAATTGTCATATATGTATCCTCCCACTATTGTCTCAAAAGTTCAGCATAACCTACTACATTGTACTCCCTTTTCAGCCTAATACAAAACTTATAAACGTCATGTATACATAGACTTTTAACCATTAAAGCGTTATCATAGGAGTGAATCCACTGGGCTTATGGGGAGATGGGATACTTATGAAACTGCTGATTTCACGCTTCATTGCCATCCTTATACTGGTTATTCCCGGCCTGCTGGCCATGACAGGCTTCCTCATGATGAAGGACGATATCTTTAACTATATCTCCATGCACGGGGATGAGACGACAACTCCGGATTTTGCCTGGCTGCATTTCGGCGGCGGGCTGCTGCTGTTCGCGGCAGGAATGAGCTTTCTCGGAGGCTGGATACTGACCCGTGACCGCAAAAAGAATTATGTTGGCCCAAGGTTCAGGGAAAAACAAAAATCCCAGCAGCCTCCCGCTGCAGAAAGCAATTCATAAAATAAACCAGGCAGTTCCGGTTACATCCGGAATTGCCTTTTTCTTTTTTACGGACAGCTGATACCTTGACACCCGATATATCGGATAATATACTATGTCCATCGATATATCGAGTGTCATTATATAGGGAATGGGGATAAACAGTGAATCCTTTGTCAGAATCCACTTATTTGGTACTGTTGGCACTTTATCATGAACCCCTGCACGGATACGGCATCATCAAAAGCCTGGAAAGCGTAAGCGGAGGCGATTTTGTCATATCTCCGGGAACGCTGTATGGTGTCCTCAACAATCTTGAAAAGCAGAAGCTGATTGAAGCTGTGAAGCAGGAGTCAGACAGCCGCAAAAAGAAAACCTACGCCCTCACGGACCAGGGAAAAGAAGTGCTGCTTGCAGAATTCCGCAGGTTCCAGCGGATGGTGCAAATGACCGGAATAATTATGCAGGAAGGGAAGAACTAACCTATGAAGAGCACAAGCACGGAACTTAAAAAGATCAATAAAAAATTCACCAATTTTAGCGAAGAGGAGCAGTGGCTGCAAACCATGGCCGGCGAAGGCTGGATCCTAAGAGAGTATGACAATGAGAACATTGATGCCTGCCGTTATGTGTTTGAAGCGGTCCAGTCCCCTGAGCAGAAGCTGCGGATCTATAAGATTGATTTCCGTTCCTTTGATAAGAAAGACGATTACGAGGAGTATATAGAATTGTTTGAAGAGACGGGATGGGCGGTACTTTCCAGGAATAAAGGGTACTCCAAGCATATCTTTTACACGGATGCCCGCAACAGCAATACAACGATTTTTTCCGACAAGGAATCCTACCGTGACCGTGAAAAAAGAAAAATGGCCGACTCTTTATCGCTGACAGCAGTGTCTGTCATTCTGTTCGTTGCTTCAGTGGTCATTTACAGTATTTACGGCAGCCGGGGCTTCATGTTCGCCGGATTAGTGTCGCTCGGTTCAGGCCTGAAAGGTTTGCTGGATTATTACAGACACCGTAAGAGCTTTAAGTCCTTAATGGGGAGATAAACGGCTATGGGAAAAACCGAGGATATTCGACCACTTCGAGGGGAAACGAGCCATTGCATGCGAAAAACCGAGTACATTCGGCCACTGCGACGGGAGCCGGGCTCATTGTATGCGAAAAACCGAGTACATTGGGCCGCTGCGAGCGGAAACGAGACCATTATACTCGAAAAACCGAGCACATTCGACCGCTACGAGCAGAAACGAGACCATTATACTCGAAAAACCGAGTACATTGGGCCACTGTGACGGGAGCCGGGCTCATTGTATGCGAAAAACCGTGTACATTCGGCCACTGCGAGCGGAAACGAGACCATTATACTCGAAAAACCGGGTACATTACTTAGTTCCCCTACCCGCATAGCAGGTGTTAAGGCAGTCGAGAAAGTCACGACAACCTTATTTATGTGATTTGGATCTCATACGACACCGCGTTAACGATTGCCGACTCCAACCCATCACCTCATACGCACCAGGACATATTAATGACTTGGAAATGCTAATGCTAACGGACCCCAGATCCGTTATTTTGCGTTAGAGGTGTGTATGGGAAAGCTAACGGACCCTAGATCCGTTATTTCATCCGAAAGGGCTTATTTTACTCATCATTTAGCAGAATAAAGGAACAACGGTCCGTTAGCCATGGAAACGGGGCGATTTTCAGCAAATAACGGACGCAGTGTCCGTTAGCGTACGAAAGAGGAGGAGACAGATAACGGGTGCAGCGTCCGCAGACATGGAAACACAGCAAAGAAACCCAAGACCCTTAAAAGAGCTGGGTTTCTCAACACTCTGTCCACCCGCATAGCCGTGTTTTTGCGCGGTTCACACACTCCACTGACTTATGCCATAACAAAAAGAAATCCAAGTCATAAACAACTTGGATTTCCGGTACCAGTCTAATACCGTCCTGCCCTAAGCCCCGCCCGGCGCCGCCTTGCGCGCGCCATGCACAAGCTCGCTGTACAGCCCGCCCTGGCGCAGCAGCTCATCATGTGAGCCCTGCTGCAGCAGGCGGCCGTCCTGAAGCACGAGAATGCGGTCCGCGGCGCGGATGGTGCCGAGCCGGTGGGCAATGACGAAGCTGGTCCGCCCCTTCATCAAGGCCTGCAGACCCTCCTGGATCTTGATTTCGGTGACTGTATCGATGCTGCTTGTCGCTTCATCCAGCACCAGCATCGAAGGATTGGCGAGTATCGCCCGCGCAATCGCCAGCAGCTGCTTCTGCCCCTGGCTGATGCCGCTGCCGTCTACGGACAGCATCCGGTCATAGCCTCCGCGCATCCGTACAATGAACGAATGGGCGTTGGCGAGCTTGGCCGCCTCTTCCACCTCCGCGTCGGTGGCATCCAGCCGGCCGTAGCGGATATTGTCACGGATCGTTCCTTTGAACAGGAAGGTATCCTGCAGCACAAAAGCCATATGGCTCCGCAGGCTTTCCCGGCGGACGGAGGATAAATCCCTTCCGTCCAGCGTAATACTGCCCTTGCTCGGATCATAGAACCGGGACAGCAGGCCGATCAGCGTCGTCTTGCCTGCCCCAGTCGGCCCGACAAGCGCAATCATTTCACCCGGCTTGGCCTCAAAGCTGATATCATACAGCGTATCTTCTCCCCCGTCGTAGGAGAAAGATACATTCTTGAACGTAACCGCACCATCCACCTGATCCAGGGTGATTGCTGCGCCTTCGTCCCGCGCTTCCGTCTCTTCATCCATTACCTCAAACACCCGCTCCGCGCCGGCAATCGCCGACAGCATAGTATTCCACTGGTTGGCCAGATCATTAAGCGGGCGCGTGAACTGGCGCGTATATTCCACAAAAGCGATAATAATACCGACCGTGACCAACCCGCGGATTGCCAGCAGACCGCCGATCCCGGCGACAATGGCAAAGCTCAGATTGTTCAGCCCATTCATCAGTTTGGGAATCATGCCGGAGATCGTCTGCGCCCAGAATCCGGACAGCATAATCCGCGTATTGCGCTCACGGAAGCCGGAGATTACCCTTTCCTCCTGTGAAAACGCCTTAATGATCCGCTGGCCCGACAAGGTCTCTTCAATGTAACCGTTCATATCGCCCATATTGCGCTGCCGCTCCTTGAACAGCGGGCCTGTCCGCCGCGTAATCCAGCGCATGCCCAGGAACATCAGCGGAACCACGATGAACGTCAAAAGCGTAAGCAGAGGACTCAGCCACAGCATGACCCCGAGCGTACCGACCAGTGTCAGCACACTGGAAAAAATCTGGATCGCCGAGCTGTTCAGCGTCGAGCTGACGTTCTCAATGTCATTGGTCAGGCGGCTCATAATTTCGCCCTGCTGCCTGCGGTTAAAGAACGAAATCGGCAACCGGTGCAGATAGGAGAACAAATCGGTGCGCATCCGGTATACCGTTTCCTGGGCTACCTCAATCATCCATATATTCTGCAGCCAGGTAGTCAGTGAAGTGAACAGATAGACGAGGGCAAGCATGATCAGGAACATCCCCCAGGTTTTGCCCCCGTCCCCCTCAAGATAATGGTCCACTGCCCGGCTGATGAGATAAGGTCCCAGCAGTGCCAGGCCGGAGCTGAGCAGAACCATCAGCAGCACAAGAGTCAGCTTAGCTTTGCGTTTGGCCAGGTAGCTCCAGATCCGTCTCAGTGTCCCGGACCAGTTCTTGGGTTTTGCCTTCGGTTTACGGTTAACAGCCGGAGCTGTATCCCGTCCGCCTCCGGTCCCCAGCTCAAGCTTGGGATGGCGGAAAGGCTCAAGTAATGCTTTGAACATGCTGCGCCTCCTCCCCTGTCTGGGATTCATATATTTTCCGGTACAATGGTGCGGATTTCATCAGGTCCTGATGCGTACCCTTGGCAATTAGACGGCCTTCATCCAGCAGCAAAATCAGGTCAGCTGATTCCGTCGAGCTGATCTTCTGGGTAATCAGCACCGTGGTGCAGGACATTCGCTCCAGCTCCTCCAGCAGCAGCCCCTCTGTCACAGCATCCAGTGCACTCGTACTGTCATCAAGTATCAGAATAGCCGGCTTTCTCACCAGCGCCCGGGCGATACTCAGCCGCTGCTTTTGCCCTCCCGACAAATTCACACCGCGCTGGCCGATCATTGTATCGTAGCCCTGGGGCAGACCTTGTACCGTGGCGTGAATTTGCGCCGCTGCAGCTGCCCGTTCAATTTCTTCCCCGGACGCATGCTCATTCCCCCAGGCAATATTCTCCCGGACCGAACCGGAGAAGAGCAGCACCTCCTGGGGAACGTACCCGATTGATCTGCGCAGCCTTGAAATATCAATTTCAGAGCTGTCCAGGCCGTCAATCCGGATGACTCCCCCGGTCTGCTCATACAGTCTCGGAATCAGGCTTACGAGCGAGGATTTTCCGGATCCGGTCGCTCCCATAATGGCCACCCGTTCTCCGGGTTTAACCTTAAAAGATATATCCTCCAGCACCGTGATCTCACTATCGGGATAGCTGAAGGTAACATCAGCAAATTCAATTTCTCCTTTAAGGGGGGCCCCGGCACTGTCAGCTTTTGCAGAAGACAACAACTCTCCCCGTCCTTCAGGGGAAGCCATTACCTCGGATACCCGCTGCTCTGAAGCTACCGCACGCGAGAAGGTCGACATAATCCAGGACAGCGCGGACATCGCTCCAATGGTACGGAGCGAATAGTTAATTACTGCGACGGTCTCTCCAAGCGTAGCATCTCCTGCAGCAATCTCGATTCTTCCGAACCACAGCACAGCGACAATGCCCGCGTTCACGATGAGCATAATGAGCGGTCCCATGGTTTCAGTTAACCGCAGTGCAGTAACTGTCGATTTCATCAATTCTCCGCTGAATTTGGCGAACCGGCCGATTTCATGCCCCATGCGCACAAATACCCGGATAAGACGGATGCCTGTAAGATTTTCCTGAATGATACCGTTTACACCATCAAGCCTGCCCTGGACAATCCGGAACAAGGCCGAAGACCTGCGCATCACCCACACAAGAAACAGAATCAGCACCGGCAGCGTAACCGCCAGCAGCAGTCCCAGCTTCACATGCACCACAAGCGCCATAACCACACTGCCAGTCACCACCAGCGGGACCCGGGTCATAAACCGCAGTGCCATAAATACAGTATCCTGCAGCTGTGTCACATCTCCGGTCAGCCGTGTAATCAGCGAGGAGGTTGCAAACCGGCTGAATACTTCATAGGTTAAGGACTGCACCTTCTCGTACAGCCTTTCCCTGAGATCGAAGGCAAAGCCCTGGGCGGCATGCGAGGCAAAAAAAGAGCTCAGCACCCCTGCCCCAAACGCAACCACTGCACTCAGCGTAAGCACTCCACCCCACAGCCAGACTACTGAAATGTCATCCTGCATAATTCCGTTATCGATAATTTTCGAGATCAGCAAAGGCTGTGAGAGCTCCACTGCCAGCTCGATAACCATCATCACCAAGGCAGCAATTGCGGTGACCCGGTACTTTTTGAGATAGGAGAAAATTAAGTTCATCGGCATTTACCTCATTTGTTTATTCGTAGAGAGCATCCCGCAAACGTGTAGACATTGCTGAACCTTGTCCATTTTTCAGAATCACCCGCCGGAGGGCCTTGTTGCTGCGGTTCAGTTCAGCCAGCTCCTCCAGCATCTCCTTCATCAGGCTGTCTGCCTCCTGTGATAGTTCCCCGCGCTCCTGAAGAGCCGCCATTCTTGTCTTATAATCCTCCAATTTGTCCGACACCTTCCATAACTTCCTTTCTGTAGAATATCCCCTGCTGAATTTCGTAATTCGTACATTATATCATATACCCCATAAAAACAGGTTGAAGTGACAAGACTCAAATTTGCTTAAAATCCGGGCAATGTTTCACTGGCTAGTTCATCTGTGAGTATGATACTCTAATAAGGTCGCATTTTTCGGCATATACACACAGGTTAACAGTGAAAGGATAGATGGACGTGGCACAGTTGTTTTTCAAGTATGGGGCAATGAACAGCGGCAAATCCATTGAGATTCTCAAGGTTGCCCACAATTATGAGGAGCAGGGCAAGTCGGTGCTCATTTTTACGCCATCCATTGATAACCGGGACGAGGTCGGCTATATTTCCTCCCGGATCGGACTGCGCAAGCAGGCCATAGCCATAGACGATCATACAGACATCTACGGCATTGTCAGCAGCAATCTGCCGAAGCCCCACTGTGTACTGATTGACGAGTGCCAGTTCCTGAGCAAAGACTGCATTCTCCAGCTGGTCCGCATTGTCGATGAACTGAACATTCCCGTCATGGCGTTCGGACTCAAAAATGATTTTCAGAACAATCTGTTCGAAGGCAGCAAATATATGCTGATCTATGCGGACAAAATCGAAGAGATGAAGACGATCTGCTGGTTCTGCGAACGTAAAGCGACTATGGCGCTGCGCGTGGAGAACGGCAAGCCTGTATACAGCGGCAAGCAGATCCAGATCGGCGGTAATGAAGCGTATTATCCGGTTTGCCGTAAGTGCCACAAGAATCCGCCGCTCTAAAAATATAAAAGCATTCCAGCCCGAAACGGCCGGAATGCTTTTGTTGTTAACGGGCCTGATGAATCACCGATGCCGCCCTGTGTTCGTCTTCCTTGCGTACGTAGAGGTCGTGCTGAACCATACTTCTTGCCCTAAAATGGCTTCCCTGCCCTCCGCTGCCCGTCCCGCCTGTAATCTTGGAGCGTTGGGGAATACCTTCGGATGCAAGACGGGCTTTGGCGCGGAAATACTGTTCCTGATTAAAGGTTGTAAGAATTAATGCCCGTTCTCGCGGTATGAAGAAATGCAGGATGCTTCTGAACAAGCCCATTCACGTCCCCTCCCGTCTTGTGGGCACAGGTTAATTCAAATACCGCTCTTTAAGAATGTTCATATGATGCCGTTCATGTCCGATAATGATGCAGGCCTTGGCTCTGGCCGTCATTTCCGCGTCATAGAATTTTCCCGCCCGGTCCAGGCATCCTCCTTAAAACTTGCCATCAGGGCGAGAGTGGATTGGCGTACAATCCCGTAATGCTCCACCATCTCCTTAAGCGTGAAGCGGTCAAATTCTCCGGCAGCAGCGTAGTCATTCTCATCATAACCAGGCAGCGGCGCCTGTTCCCCTCTGGCGAAGCAGAGCATACGGTAGGACATAATCCGGTCATTGTCGGTAAGGTGGCCGATTACCCCTTTGATGCTCCATTTCTCCGGCGCATATCTGTAATTCCCCTGCTCCTCGGTTAATCCCCCAAGCAGACTGTGCATTTCTGCGGTCTGTTCCTTTAGAATGGTGAGCAGATCCCCTTCAGCCGGAACTAGAGAAACATACCGCTCCTGAGATTCAAGATATTCATTTTTGCCTGGCCGCTGAAACATAATACAATCCCCCTCCTATATTTTTACAAAATAATTGGTGAAATGTGTAAAATCTTATTGTTGTATTTTAGTTCATTATGTATAATATTTGCAAGATTAGGATTTTGTCAGTCTGGTCTTCGGGAGTGTCAGCATGCTGAATTTCGGGCTTTTTGTGGTTTTTTCTGTGATAGAGACTTTTGCGATGTTCTTTTTTGGCTTCAAGCTGTTCAAGATTGATATTTATCCGAAAGAAATGATTTTCGCTGGTGCTATTATGGCTTTTTTCTCATATATCATCAGGGCCAACAATCAATGGGTAGAAGTAGATATCATTATTCAATATGGTTTAATGTTTTGCTTTTATTGGCTGCTGTTCCGTACTCACTTATTTTACGCGGCAATCCTCACAGGAATTACTTATCAGGCTTACAGCTTTATTCAGCTGGTCTATATTTTCCTCCTTAATAGAATAGGCAATTTTTCGTCCCATACGTTTTATGGCATGGAAATCAGCACTTATGTAATGCAGTTATTAACATCTTGCACCGCCATTATAATTGGATACTATATCGGCCGCAAGCGCAAGGGCTTCGACTTTATTCCGGATAAGCCTGACGGCACGATCACACCCAGCAAACGTGAAATCCTCATGTTTATCCTTAACCTGCCTACTGCAGCCATTATAATTTCCATCACGCATCTTTATAACTCCGACTACTTTTATACTGTCCCTCTAATTTATGGATTTCTATTGTTTTGTTATATTTATTTATCCTATAAAAAGGACAGGAGCGGACATGAATACCTTAAGTTATAGAATCGCTTCCTTAATCAAACAGGCTAATCCGCAAGAGACCAGCTCGATTGAGGTTATGCAATATGCCCTTAACATAATACTCAACAGTCTGCTCATCGTAACGGGTTCGCTGTTCATCGGCTTGCTCACCGGCAGCTTACCGACTACCGCCGCTGCTCTCTTCAGCTTCGGCATTATCCGCTTTTTCTCGGGGGGAAGACATCTTACAACGGCAGCCGCATGCAATATCTTCTCCATAACCTTATGTGCATCTATACCACATCTCGCCTTCCTTATCGAAAATCACCTATGGATCATTAACATCATTTGCTGGATTATTATGCTTATATTCGCTCCTAACCCTGACGCCAATGCTAATATTCCTCTACATTGGTATCCCTGGATGAAAGTCATAGCACTTCTATTGGTTTCTGCTAATTTTTTTGTTCATTCGGCTGTCATAGGATTGGCCTTCCTGGTCCAATCTCTAACATTAATTCCCATGAAAAGGAGGGACTAATATGAAAAAGACTCTTGCCCGCTCTGCATCGAAATTACTGACATCGTCTGCCCGTGTCTTTTCAACTGTATTAAAGCCTTGGGCATACAGCCCAGAAGCGCCAAAAGAATTACGGAAGTAATTGAACAAGGATGGGGAAAACATGCGAGTCTTACTAAACGACGGCTCTTCCCTGAATATCAGGGAAGAAGAGATATTGTATTTTTCCAGCTATAAGAATACAATATTCGTCCATACGAAAGAAGGCGAGTTTGTTCTCCCCACTTCTCTGTCCGACCTGTATGCCGCCTATGCCAGCATCGGTTTTGAACGTCTCGACCGCAGCAATGTGGTCAGTCTCAACAATGTAGAGGATTACGATTCCGAGCGGAAGGTTGCTCTGTTTAATCAGGGGGAACAATTCGTTACGGTATCGGAATCCAATGAATCCCGCGTCAAACGGTTTTTAGCTTTGCGCAAGAAAAAGCCACAGTAGTGTTTTAAGGTTTACGCAAAAGATCCCGGCACATTTACTGTTCCGGGATCTTCCTTTTATCGGATCTGAAATCAGCCAAATATTATCTCATAAAAACTATTTTATGTAAATAAAAATTCGCAGGGCGAATGACAGGAGACGGCTAACCTTCCAAATGGTACCATTTAGTTATATTAGCTGTTTTTTTACCCACTCTACTAAATAACCGATGGAGGAATCTAATGGAATATTATTTTCATCCTTCTCCGCGCCCCTCTTCTCTGGAATTGTTATCTGACGAACAGTTATTGAACATCTATGAATTGGCGGTGGAGGCAAAAGCTTCGCCTGATTTTATTGAAATTATCAAGAATGTACTTTCCGGACGAAAATTATTGGAATCAGAACATCTGGATTCTTGATTATAGTATTTTCACCTTCTTCTACATATACATTCTTTCCGCAGAATCCTTCGTATCCAGCACAAAGAAGCCATTCTTCAATTCATCATGAAGAGTGGCTTCTTTGTTGCTGCACACATGCAGTTGTCCGGACTATTCAATAACCTCTGTTTTGAACACATTGTCGAGCTTGGCCCCGAGTCTTTTTTTGAGGGGAACCTTGATATCACGGCCCAGTTCCTTGAAGAACGTATCGACATCACATTTCACGTTCTGTGCCATAGCAACCACTGTCCCGTCGGCTACGATATTCTGGTTAATCTCCACAGGCACTTCGATTTCGATGTCATATTTCTTGGTCAGGGTCTTGATATATCTGGCGAAGATCTCCAGCAGCTCTTCATTGGTGAAATTCTCAATTGCCGCTTTTCCCTT
Coding sequences:
- a CDS encoding ABC transporter ATP-binding protein; this encodes MFKALLEPFRHPKLELGTGGGRDTAPAVNRKPKAKPKNWSGTLRRIWSYLAKRKAKLTLVLLMVLLSSGLALLGPYLISRAVDHYLEGDGGKTWGMFLIMLALVYLFTSLTTWLQNIWMIEVAQETVYRMRTDLFSYLHRLPISFFNRRQQGEIMSRLTNDIENVSSTLNSSAIQIFSSVLTLVGTLGVMLWLSPLLTLLTFIVVPLMFLGMRWITRRTGPLFKERQRNMGDMNGYIEETLSGQRIIKAFSQEERVISGFRERNTRIMLSGFWAQTISGMIPKLMNGLNNLSFAIVAGIGGLLAIRGLVTVGIIIAFVEYTRQFTRPLNDLANQWNTMLSAIAGAERVFEVMDEETEARDEGAAITLDQVDGAVTFKNVSFSYDGGEDTLYDISFEAKPGEMIALVGPTGAGKTTLIGLLSRFYDPSKGSITLDGRDLSSVRRESLRSHMAFVLQDTFLFKGTIRDNIRYGRLDATDAEVEEAAKLANAHSFIVRMRGGYDRMLSVDGSGISQGQKQLLAIARAILANPSMLVLDEATSSIDTVTEIKIQEGLQALMKGRTSFVIAHRLGTIRAADRILVLQDGRLLQQGSHDELLRQGGLYSELVHGARKAAPGGA
- a CDS encoding ABC transporter ATP-binding protein; the protein is MNLIFSYLKKYRVTAIAALVMMVIELAVELSQPLLISKIIDNGIMQDDISVVWLWGGVLTLSAVVAFGAGVLSSFFASHAAQGFAFDLRERLYEKVQSLTYEVFSRFATSSLITRLTGDVTQLQDTVFMALRFMTRVPLVVTGSVVMALVVHVKLGLLLAVTLPVLILFLVWVMRRSSALFRIVQGRLDGVNGIIQENLTGIRLIRVFVRMGHEIGRFAKFSGELMKSTVTALRLTETMGPLIMLIVNAGIVAVLWFGRIEIAAGDATLGETVAVINYSLRTIGAMSALSWIMSTFSRAVASEQRVSEVMASPEGRGELLSSAKADSAGAPLKGEIEFADVTFSYPDSEITVLEDISFKVKPGERVAIMGATGSGKSSLVSLIPRLYEQTGGVIRIDGLDSSEIDISRLRRSIGYVPQEVLLFSGSVRENIAWGNEHASGEEIERAAAAAQIHATVQGLPQGYDTMIGQRGVNLSGGQKQRLSIARALVRKPAILILDDSTSALDAVTEGLLLEELERMSCTTVLITQKISSTESADLILLLDEGRLIAKGTHQDLMKSAPLYRKIYESQTGEEAQHVQSIT
- a CDS encoding thymidine kinase; protein product: MAQLFFKYGAMNSGKSIEILKVAHNYEEQGKSVLIFTPSIDNRDEVGYISSRIGLRKQAIAIDDHTDIYGIVSSNLPKPHCVLIDECQFLSKDCILQLVRIVDELNIPVMAFGLKNDFQNNLFEGSKYMLIYADKIEEMKTICWFCERKATMALRVENGKPVYSGKQIQIGGNEAYYPVCRKCHKNPPL
- a CDS encoding DinB family protein produces the protein MFQRPGKNEYLESQERYVSLVPAEGDLLTILKEQTAEMHSLLGGLTEEQGNYRYAPEKWSIKGVIGHLTDNDRIMSYRMLCFARGEQAPLPGYDENDYAAAGEFDRFTLKEMVEHYGIVRQSTLALMASFKEDAWTGRENSMTRK
- a CDS encoding accessory gene regulator B family protein; this encodes MNTLSYRIASLIKQANPQETSSIEVMQYALNIILNSLLIVTGSLFIGLLTGSLPTTAAALFSFGIIRFFSGGRHLTTAAACNIFSITLCASIPHLAFLIENHLWIINIICWIIMLIFAPNPDANANIPLHWYPWMKVIALLLVSANFFVHSAVIGLAFLVQSLTLIPMKRRD
- a CDS encoding LytTR family DNA-binding domain-containing protein — protein: MRVLLNDGSSLNIREEEILYFSSYKNTIFVHTKEGEFVLPTSLSDLYAAYASIGFERLDRSNVVSLNNVEDYDSERKVALFNQGEQFVTVSESNESRVKRFLALRKKKPQ
- a CDS encoding sporulation histidine kinase inhibitor Sda, whose product is MEYYFHPSPRPSSLELLSDEQLLNIYELAVEAKASPDFIEIIKNVLSGRKLLESEHLDS